From the Gemmatimonadota bacterium genome, one window contains:
- the sufB gene encoding Fe-S cluster assembly protein SufB: protein MPQNETIQDLGLDEYKYDFVTDTEPVFRAEKGLNEKVVRQISAHKEEPEWMLEYRLKALKVYNSKPMPKWGGDLSSLEAVLDEIYFYVRPQDQMERSWDDVPDEIKDTFEKLGIPEAERKVLAGVGAQYESEMVYHSLREEWADQGVIFDSIEDGLKNHPELFREHFGTIIPMHDNKFAAMNAAVWSGGSFVYIPKGVSIDTPLQAYFRVNQERMGQFERTLIIIDEGAQAHYIEGCTAPVYTTESFHSGVIEIVVKKNARFRYTTIQNWSNNMYNLVTQRSIVHENATMEWLDGNLGSKLTMKYPSCYLVGEGAHGEIMSIAYAGDGQHQDTGGKVIHVAPHTTSSITSKSISKGTGRSTYRGLCKVHKGAHHARSNVECDALLINDTSRTDTYPYIEIEENDANIGHEASVSKIGEEQLFYLASRGIAKDEAMAMIVRGFIEPIAKKLPLEYAVELNRLIEMEMEGSVG from the coding sequence ATGCCACAGAACGAAACCATCCAAGACCTCGGACTCGACGAATACAAGTACGACTTCGTCACCGACACTGAGCCGGTCTTCCGTGCCGAGAAGGGCCTGAACGAGAAAGTGGTCCGGCAGATCTCCGCGCACAAGGAAGAGCCGGAGTGGATGCTCGAGTACCGCCTCAAGGCCCTCAAAGTCTACAACTCGAAGCCGATGCCCAAGTGGGGCGGCGACCTCTCCAGTCTCGAAGCGGTGCTCGATGAGATCTACTTCTATGTGCGGCCTCAGGACCAGATGGAGCGCTCCTGGGACGACGTGCCCGACGAGATCAAGGACACGTTCGAGAAGCTCGGCATCCCCGAGGCCGAACGTAAGGTCCTCGCCGGCGTGGGCGCACAGTACGAGTCCGAAATGGTGTACCACTCGTTGCGCGAGGAGTGGGCGGATCAGGGCGTCATCTTCGATTCCATCGAAGACGGTCTGAAGAACCACCCCGAGCTCTTCCGCGAGCACTTCGGCACCATCATCCCGATGCACGACAACAAGTTCGCTGCGATGAACGCGGCGGTCTGGTCCGGCGGCTCGTTCGTATACATCCCGAAGGGCGTCTCGATCGACACACCCCTGCAGGCGTACTTCCGGGTGAACCAGGAGCGAATGGGTCAGTTCGAGCGCACGCTCATCATCATCGACGAGGGCGCGCAAGCGCACTACATCGAAGGGTGCACCGCGCCGGTCTACACGACCGAATCGTTCCACTCGGGCGTCATCGAGATCGTCGTCAAGAAGAACGCTCGGTTCCGGTACACGACCATCCAGAACTGGTCGAACAACATGTACAACCTCGTCACCCAACGGTCGATCGTGCACGAGAACGCCACCATGGAGTGGCTGGACGGCAACCTCGGCTCGAAGCTCACCATGAAGTACCCGTCCTGCTACCTGGTCGGCGAAGGCGCGCATGGCGAGATCATGTCGATCGCGTACGCGGGCGACGGCCAGCACCAGGACACCGGCGGCAAAGTGATCCACGTGGCGCCGCATACGACCTCCTCGATCACCTCCAAGTCGATCTCGAAGGGGACCGGACGCTCGACGTACCGCGGCCTGTGCAAGGTGCACAAGGGTGCGCACCACGCACGCTCCAACGTCGAGTGCGACGCGCTGCTGATCAACGACACCTCGCGGACGGACACGTATCCGTACATCGAGATCGAAGAGAACGACGCGAACATCGGTCACGAAGCTTCGGTCTCGAAGATCGGTGAGGAACAGCTCTTCTACCTGGCGAGTCGCGGAATCGCCAAGGATGAAGCGATGGCGATGATCGTGCGCGGCTTCATCGAGCCGATCGCCAAGAAGCTACCGCTCGAGTACGCGGTGGAGCTCAACAGGCTGATCGAAATGGAAATGGAAGGCTCTGTGGGATGA
- the sufC gene encoding Fe-S cluster assembly ATPase SufC produces MSDAPILKIEGLEAKVTDEEIPILNGIDLEIGKGEIHAIMGPNGSGKSTLAKVLAGHPGYEVTSGSVMFQGSDLFELEADERSQAGIFLAFQYPVEIPGVSIANFLRTAVQAHLADGEELDIFDFSDILTERMELLDMDVSFAERNVNDGFSGGEKKRNEILQMAMLRPKLAVLDETDSGLDIDALKVVANGVNKLTEEDPEMSILLITHYQRLLDHIEPDRVHVMVDGRIVRSGGPEVALALEAQGYKGWRDADSVTNGV; encoded by the coding sequence ATGAGTGACGCTCCCATTCTGAAGATAGAGGGCCTCGAAGCCAAGGTCACCGACGAAGAGATCCCGATCCTCAATGGGATCGATCTCGAGATCGGTAAAGGCGAGATCCACGCGATTATGGGTCCGAACGGCTCGGGAAAGAGCACCCTAGCCAAGGTTCTCGCCGGCCACCCTGGCTACGAAGTGACGTCCGGCTCGGTCATGTTCCAGGGCAGTGATCTGTTCGAGCTCGAGGCCGACGAGCGCTCGCAGGCGGGAATCTTCCTCGCCTTCCAGTATCCTGTAGAGATCCCCGGCGTCTCCATTGCGAACTTCCTTCGCACGGCGGTGCAAGCCCACCTGGCAGATGGTGAGGAGCTCGACATCTTCGACTTCTCGGACATCCTGACCGAGCGCATGGAGCTGCTCGATATGGACGTCTCGTTCGCCGAGCGTAACGTAAACGACGGCTTCAGCGGCGGTGAGAAGAAGCGGAACGAGATCCTCCAGATGGCTATGCTGAGGCCCAAGCTCGCCGTGCTGGACGAGACCGACTCAGGCCTCGATATCGACGCGCTCAAGGTCGTCGCAAACGGGGTGAACAAGTTGACTGAGGAAGATCCCGAGATGTCGATCCTCCTCATCACGCACTACCAGAGACTTCTGGACCACATCGAGCCCGACCGCGTTCACGTCATGGTCGACGGTCGTATCGTCCGCTCCGGTGGGCCGGAAGTCGCGCTCGCGCTCGAGGCCCAAGGCTACAAGGGCTGGCGCGACGCGGACTCAGTAACGAACGGCGTCTGA
- a CDS encoding patatin-like phospholipase family protein → MGVDSADSPHHTVDSAGLQELGDGAWLVLGGGGLKGLAHVGVWQALTEAGVRPTGIVGTSIGALVGALAASGMTWQEMRKHALALEKPDIVRLNRRVAWINGIRQPSVFLGDALMEYYAKLLPDRGWDAMEVPFLLNAVDLTDGSTEWFGTDARTDISLVEAVYASSALPVFYPPFEQGGRAFVDGGTAHPLALDRAEQQGATGIVGVDVGSGETGDCEKILAQGILGVHQRIFSIMTWRRRRDLLAQWDGPPLMYVRPRLDGFETFDFDNVEYFVDEGYRAMKEALEG, encoded by the coding sequence GTGGGGGTAGACAGTGCCGATTCTCCGCATCATACGGTCGATTCCGCGGGTCTGCAGGAGCTCGGTGATGGCGCCTGGCTGGTGCTCGGCGGTGGAGGTCTGAAGGGTCTCGCACACGTTGGTGTGTGGCAGGCCCTTACGGAAGCAGGGGTGCGTCCCACCGGTATCGTCGGAACCAGCATTGGCGCTTTGGTCGGAGCGCTGGCGGCGAGTGGCATGACGTGGCAGGAGATGCGGAAGCACGCTCTCGCGCTCGAGAAACCGGACATCGTGCGCCTGAACCGGCGTGTGGCGTGGATCAACGGGATCCGTCAACCGAGCGTGTTCCTGGGCGATGCGCTCATGGAATACTACGCGAAGCTGCTCCCGGACCGGGGCTGGGACGCGATGGAAGTACCCTTCCTTCTCAACGCCGTGGATCTCACCGATGGCTCGACCGAGTGGTTCGGCACGGATGCTAGGACGGATATTTCACTGGTGGAGGCCGTGTACGCGTCGTCGGCGCTTCCGGTTTTCTACCCGCCCTTCGAGCAGGGGGGGCGTGCCTTCGTGGACGGCGGGACCGCGCATCCGCTCGCGCTCGACCGTGCGGAGCAACAGGGGGCGACTGGCATCGTGGGGGTCGACGTCGGCTCCGGGGAGACTGGCGATTGTGAGAAGATCCTCGCGCAGGGCATCCTCGGCGTGCACCAACGCATCTTCTCCATCATGACGTGGCGTCGTCGCCGTGACCTGCTCGCCCAATGGGACGGCCCGCCGCTCATGTACGTGCGGCCCCGCCTCGACGGCTTCGAGACATTCGACTTCGACAACGTCGAGTACTTCGTCGACGAAGGGTATCGAGCGATGAAGGAAGCGCTGGAGGGATAG
- a CDS encoding Ig-like domain-containing protein, whose amino-acid sequence MKRIVVTSTFLVLAATSPATSQNIARLESQTEVIRIERGATAPLVISAFDAAGRPTDGALRVSGPRRGLAVDGTSVRGLIVGEYEVVITSVAIGGAEPVTLRVPVHVVWPAISEVRIETDGGRLYQGARVLHGVVASHSDGSQRPFSEVAWASSDEDVATVDAFGNVRAVGTGTVTISATVEGVRGDVTHSVVASPIVSMTLEGGRQQVRTGDVQSFTATAFDEGGSAVDDAPITWSFVYQPDDSIKAPAGPAQILDGRMVADVPGVYTAMASSAGASVEYSFRVVPRNVIRKIEVVGHGSEARIFTTDFWIWEGLDGRDYALTGSKYGDGISMVWDVTDPTNIFKTDSIPLDARTTNDMKVSPDGRYGVISREGASNRRNGLVILDLAEPAHPRIASTFESHGVTGGVHNMFATNDYLFSLANGDKYVIIDMRDLENPEYVSEYNHPDSRVHDIWVHDGLVYSAEWETGVVVVDVGNGKWGGSIENPQLVTVFPTTTGSTHAIFPYYQESTGRLLLIVGDERVQRRGLAWEGTGPDHRQQYDPVTGKGGYPRATSGYTQIFDFTDPMNPVQLARYEASEYGTHNMWVEDDILYQAYYEGGVRMVDISGDLMGNLYTQGREMAVFKAHDPLGYIPNSPGVWSVMPWKGNIFFSDINSGMWAVKMQPADRPIS is encoded by the coding sequence ATGAAGCGTATCGTCGTCACGTCGACCTTCCTCGTCCTGGCCGCCACTTCGCCTGCAACGTCCCAGAACATTGCACGCCTCGAGTCCCAGACTGAGGTGATCCGAATTGAGCGAGGTGCCACCGCCCCTCTGGTGATCTCCGCGTTCGATGCCGCGGGGCGACCCACGGACGGCGCGCTCCGGGTGTCGGGCCCCCGGAGGGGGCTGGCTGTGGACGGGACGTCCGTGAGGGGACTCATCGTGGGTGAATACGAAGTCGTAATAACGAGCGTGGCGATTGGCGGAGCTGAGCCCGTGACGTTGCGCGTCCCCGTGCACGTCGTTTGGCCGGCGATCAGCGAAGTGCGGATCGAAACAGACGGCGGCCGGCTGTACCAAGGCGCTCGTGTCTTGCACGGGGTCGTCGCGTCCCACAGTGACGGCTCTCAGCGGCCGTTCTCCGAGGTCGCGTGGGCCAGCTCAGACGAAGACGTTGCCACCGTCGACGCGTTCGGAAACGTGCGTGCCGTCGGCACCGGCACCGTGACCATCTCCGCCACCGTGGAAGGTGTACGCGGCGACGTGACCCATTCGGTGGTGGCGTCGCCCATCGTGTCGATGACGCTCGAAGGCGGCCGACAGCAGGTACGCACCGGCGACGTGCAGAGCTTCACCGCCACGGCCTTCGACGAAGGCGGCTCGGCGGTGGACGACGCACCGATCACGTGGAGTTTCGTCTACCAGCCAGACGACTCGATCAAGGCGCCGGCGGGTCCGGCGCAGATTCTCGACGGGCGCATGGTCGCGGACGTGCCAGGCGTGTACACCGCGATGGCTTCGAGCGCCGGTGCGTCCGTGGAATACTCGTTCCGGGTCGTCCCCCGGAACGTGATTCGCAAGATCGAAGTGGTGGGCCACGGCAGCGAGGCGCGCATCTTCACGACCGACTTCTGGATCTGGGAGGGACTCGACGGTCGCGACTACGCTCTGACGGGTTCCAAGTACGGGGACGGTATTTCTATGGTCTGGGACGTAACGGACCCGACGAACATCTTCAAGACCGATTCGATTCCCCTCGACGCGCGCACGACCAACGATATGAAGGTCTCGCCGGACGGGCGTTACGGGGTCATTTCCAGGGAGGGCGCGTCGAACCGGCGGAACGGTCTCGTGATTCTCGACCTTGCAGAGCCGGCCCACCCCAGGATCGCGTCGACCTTCGAAAGCCACGGAGTGACCGGCGGCGTGCACAACATGTTCGCGACGAACGACTACCTGTTCTCCCTGGCGAACGGGGACAAATACGTCATCATCGACATGCGCGACCTCGAGAATCCGGAGTACGTCAGCGAGTACAACCACCCCGACTCGCGCGTCCACGACATTTGGGTACACGACGGGCTCGTTTACTCGGCGGAGTGGGAGACCGGCGTAGTCGTGGTGGACGTCGGAAACGGGAAATGGGGCGGTTCGATCGAGAACCCGCAGCTCGTGACGGTCTTTCCGACCACGACGGGCTCCACGCACGCGATCTTCCCCTACTACCAGGAGTCGACAGGACGCCTCTTGCTCATCGTGGGTGACGAGCGCGTGCAACGTCGTGGTCTCGCGTGGGAGGGCACCGGGCCCGATCACCGACAGCAGTACGACCCGGTCACGGGCAAGGGTGGTTATCCTCGCGCGACGTCCGGCTACACCCAGATTTTCGACTTCACTGATCCGATGAACCCGGTGCAACTCGCGCGCTACGAGGCCAGCGAATACGGCACGCACAACATGTGGGTCGAGGACGACATCCTCTACCAGGCGTACTACGAGGGCGGCGTGCGCATGGTCGACATCTCGGGTGACCTCATGGGCAATCTCTACACCCAGGGCCGCGAGATGGCGGTGTTCAAGGCACACGATCCTCTCGGCTACATCCCCAATTCGCCAGGGGTTTGGAGCGTGATGCCGTGGAAGGGCAATATCTTCTTCAGCGACATCAACTCCGGCATGTGGGCGGTGAAGATGCAGCCTGCGGACCGGCCGATCTCGTAG
- a CDS encoding immune inhibitor A yields MTARCGRRLWAQAAIGRLSIALLLVCQTPAWSTGSLWAQDIEALAELRGLTLPQSYYDRVAQDRGAFELPNGLFRVNAQGQVEPVRDIGGIHRLVVLPALFSDSEEPHITREMIQASLFDGPAPYGTITEAYAEMSRGQFTLLGDVLPWVRTSRPMEVVVGEDNGLGSDADLGPYFLEALQLADATTDFGLYDNDGPDNVPNSGDDDGFVDAMTFEFIEIAGSCGGPSIWPHRSGLAPRNNGEPYTTNDARPDGGFVQVNGYIVQSATDCEGLDVQIANTISHEYGHVLGLPDYYHPTAAGGPVGRRWILGCWALMAAGSWGCGPVEDRVPYGPSHMSARSKNVLGWLDFTEVGLEPVSSREYVLDPVQTSGDALRIHLDQGGSEYLLVEYRAQVGFDHGIPADGVLIYHQELGAALRPNPSSGNPYFLALLEQDDNDGLIRNSFEGGNRGEAGDAWGVGGVSNELSSITSPSTRLNDGSATQVVFHSIVVKNGQARITLSTQLVVEEQRIVQFFLEPNSDPLSELEIAYVDSEGNRNGRLDVGDLRRWMREHGN; encoded by the coding sequence ATGACAGCGCGGTGCGGCAGGCGTCTGTGGGCGCAAGCGGCCATCGGCCGACTGTCGATCGCCCTGTTGCTTGTCTGCCAGACGCCGGCGTGGTCGACCGGGTCTCTCTGGGCCCAGGACATCGAGGCGCTCGCCGAGCTCCGCGGGCTGACGCTCCCACAGAGCTACTACGATCGCGTCGCCCAGGACCGGGGCGCGTTCGAACTACCGAACGGACTCTTTCGCGTGAATGCCCAGGGTCAGGTGGAGCCGGTGCGCGACATCGGCGGGATCCACCGCCTCGTGGTTCTGCCCGCTCTCTTCTCCGATTCGGAGGAGCCGCACATCACGCGGGAGATGATCCAGGCTTCGCTCTTCGACGGGCCGGCGCCGTACGGGACCATTACCGAAGCGTACGCGGAGATGTCACGCGGTCAGTTCACGCTGCTGGGTGACGTGCTTCCTTGGGTCCGCACCTCGCGACCGATGGAGGTCGTCGTGGGCGAGGACAACGGACTCGGTAGCGACGCCGACCTAGGACCATACTTCCTGGAGGCGCTGCAGCTCGCCGACGCGACGACCGACTTCGGCCTCTACGACAACGACGGCCCGGACAACGTGCCCAACAGCGGCGATGACGACGGCTTCGTCGACGCGATGACGTTCGAGTTCATCGAGATCGCGGGTTCTTGTGGCGGTCCGTCGATCTGGCCACATCGTTCAGGGCTCGCACCTCGGAACAATGGGGAGCCGTATACCACCAACGATGCTCGCCCGGACGGCGGCTTCGTCCAGGTCAATGGCTACATCGTACAGAGTGCGACCGACTGCGAGGGCCTCGACGTCCAGATCGCCAACACCATATCTCACGAGTACGGACACGTGCTGGGCCTGCCGGATTACTACCATCCGACCGCGGCCGGGGGACCCGTCGGGCGGCGATGGATCCTCGGCTGCTGGGCGCTCATGGCGGCGGGCTCGTGGGGATGCGGCCCGGTCGAGGATCGCGTTCCCTATGGTCCTTCGCACATGAGTGCGCGCTCAAAGAACGTGCTCGGTTGGCTGGATTTCACGGAGGTCGGCCTCGAGCCGGTCAGCAGTCGGGAGTACGTGCTCGATCCGGTGCAGACTTCAGGCGATGCGCTACGCATTCATCTCGACCAGGGCGGTAGTGAGTACCTGTTGGTGGAGTATCGAGCCCAAGTCGGATTCGACCACGGGATCCCGGCCGACGGCGTGCTCATCTACCACCAGGAGCTGGGTGCCGCGCTGAGACCGAACCCCAGCAGTGGCAATCCGTACTTCCTAGCGTTGCTCGAGCAGGATGACAACGACGGGTTGATCAGGAACAGCTTCGAGGGAGGTAATCGCGGGGAAGCCGGTGACGCTTGGGGTGTCGGCGGGGTGTCGAACGAGCTCAGCAGCATCACCTCTCCGAGTACGCGCCTGAACGACGGCAGTGCCACGCAGGTGGTCTTCCACTCGATCGTCGTGAAGAACGGGCAAGCCCGTATCACGCTGTCGACGCAACTGGTCGTCGAGGAGCAGCGGATTGTGCAGTTCTTCCTGGAGCCGAACTCCGATCCGCTGTCCGAGCTCGAGATTGCCTACGTGGACAGCGAGGGCAACCGTAACGGTCGGCTGGACGTGGGGGACCTGCGCCGGTGGATGAGGGAGCATGGGAACTAA
- a CDS encoding Spy/CpxP family protein refolding chaperone → MKMMTGGFLVLATLFATGMTDLTAQQARRGSQVRGTQGRQQGGVESIMRLRERLELTEDQVDQLDAIRRENVQRRTAEMVAMTEVQSQYAAGLIRRSDVMAAMEEREEAKRGRDGQQRDRLESILTEGQQESLNRIRRRDRASAGGRARGMRGRGGPSGFRSDRGGWQGRDYFRRDRRGRRGG, encoded by the coding sequence ATGAAGATGATGACGGGTGGCTTTCTAGTCCTCGCGACGCTTTTCGCGACCGGGATGACAGACCTCACGGCCCAACAGGCCCGACGCGGCTCTCAGGTGAGAGGCACGCAGGGTCGGCAGCAGGGCGGCGTAGAGTCGATCATGCGCCTGCGCGAGCGCCTGGAGTTGACCGAAGATCAGGTAGACCAGCTCGACGCGATCCGACGTGAGAACGTCCAGCGGCGCACCGCCGAAATGGTGGCAATGACCGAGGTACAGTCCCAATACGCCGCAGGTCTCATCCGGCGCAGCGACGTCATGGCGGCGATGGAAGAGCGAGAGGAGGCGAAGCGCGGACGGGACGGACAGCAACGCGACAGACTCGAGTCGATCCTGACCGAAGGACAGCAAGAGTCCCTCAATCGAATCAGACGTCGGGACCGGGCTTCCGCCGGTGGAAGGGCACGTGGAATGCGCGGGCGAGGAGGCCCTAGTGGATTCCGTAGCGACCGCGGGGGTTGGCAGGGGCGTGACTATTTCCGTCGTGACCGCCGAGGACGACGAGGTGGATGA
- a CDS encoding thiamine pyrophosphate-binding protein — protein MLTRAQLLEPLARHRTNEVVVTTMSVTRAWGRLSDHDLDFASADSAMGHAADLALGIALARPSRTVVCLNGDGSMLMTLGTLATVVGAAATNLVLIVVDNGTYEITDSQPVPAAGSVDYAAMAEAAGFPRVFRFDDPREYVEAVPDILTTPGPTLVHVSVEPGSEGPIGRSIEEPARYLRVSLAEWSRTLRDALATDPG, from the coding sequence ATGCTGACACGGGCACAACTCCTCGAGCCGCTCGCGCGCCACCGAACGAACGAGGTCGTCGTCACGACCATGAGCGTCACTCGCGCCTGGGGGCGACTCTCTGATCACGACCTCGACTTCGCCTCTGCCGACAGCGCGATGGGACATGCGGCCGACCTCGCGTTGGGGATCGCGCTCGCGCGTCCAAGTCGAACAGTGGTTTGCCTGAACGGGGACGGCAGCATGCTCATGACCCTGGGCACGTTGGCGACAGTGGTCGGGGCCGCGGCGACCAACCTCGTGCTCATCGTGGTCGACAACGGTACCTACGAGATCACCGACAGCCAGCCGGTTCCGGCTGCCGGCTCCGTCGACTACGCGGCGATGGCAGAAGCAGCAGGATTTCCCCGGGTCTTCCGTTTCGACGACCCCAGGGAATACGTCGAGGCCGTTCCGGACATCCTCACCACACCCGGCCCGACGCTGGTGCACGTGAGCGTCGAGCCCGGGTCTGAGGGTCCGATCGGCCGAAGCATCGAGGAGCCCGCGCGTTACCTGCGCGTCTCTCTAGCTGAGTGGTCCCGAACCCTCCGCGACGCTCTCGCCACCGATCCCGGCTAG
- a CDS encoding amino acid permease, translating to MTDSGSKYELHRVLGVRDGMAVTVGIVIGAGILRTPGLIAGHLGNPWLILAAWFFGGVVVALSTLVLAEMAAALPEAGGKYVYARHAWGDSMGFLAGWSELLVTRGFSGAVKAIAIAEYLRILTGGRGSVPLLAFAVCVAFFFLHTRGLEASTRFQNVTTAIKVLVVIAIAGAGLWAGDLVGFQPSVTSTSGPTAGLLGFALAYQSISFAYYGWEDAAKMAAEVKDPGRALPKILVGGSLAVMVLYLLMNVAFLSALTPEEMAGSVLVAQDAIAAVFGGTAGTVVVVASLLILVSSLNVNFLGLPRVAYGLSQHGLAPKAFSRVDSRGTPRNALYFISAWIGLLALSGAFELLIRFMMTVAITVDTMVLMGYFKLRSSQPALERPFTMPGHPVLPAITIALYVGILTIIVWTQWQLATGAGAMIGAILLAGWITKRQTSVPVSTDPTGGR from the coding sequence GTGACCGACTCCGGATCGAAATACGAGCTGCACCGAGTCCTGGGAGTCCGGGACGGCATGGCGGTCACCGTCGGTATCGTGATCGGTGCGGGCATTTTGCGCACGCCCGGCCTCATCGCGGGGCACCTCGGCAACCCGTGGCTCATCCTCGCGGCGTGGTTCTTCGGCGGTGTGGTGGTGGCGCTCTCCACGCTCGTGCTCGCGGAGATGGCTGCGGCGCTGCCCGAAGCCGGAGGCAAGTACGTCTATGCCCGCCACGCGTGGGGCGACAGCATGGGCTTCCTCGCCGGCTGGTCCGAGCTACTCGTGACCCGCGGCTTCTCGGGCGCCGTCAAGGCAATCGCGATCGCCGAATACCTCCGGATCCTGACGGGGGGACGGGGCTCGGTCCCGCTGCTCGCGTTCGCCGTGTGCGTCGCCTTCTTCTTCCTGCACACGCGTGGGCTCGAAGCGAGCACGAGGTTTCAGAACGTCACCACCGCGATCAAGGTCCTCGTGGTGATCGCGATCGCGGGCGCCGGTCTGTGGGCCGGGGACCTCGTCGGCTTCCAACCTTCGGTCACCAGCACGTCCGGTCCAACCGCAGGCCTGCTCGGCTTTGCGCTCGCCTACCAGTCGATCTCGTTCGCCTACTACGGTTGGGAAGACGCTGCCAAGATGGCCGCGGAGGTCAAGGATCCGGGCAGGGCTCTGCCCAAGATTCTGGTTGGCGGCTCGCTCGCGGTGATGGTGCTCTACCTTCTGATGAACGTCGCCTTCCTCTCCGCGCTCACACCGGAGGAAATGGCCGGCTCCGTGCTGGTCGCGCAGGACGCGATCGCTGCGGTGTTCGGCGGTACCGCAGGCACGGTGGTCGTCGTTGCGAGCCTTCTCATCCTCGTGAGCAGCCTCAACGTGAACTTCCTGGGCCTCCCGCGCGTGGCGTATGGTCTGTCGCAGCACGGGCTCGCGCCCAAGGCGTTCTCGCGAGTGGACAGCCGCGGGACGCCGAGGAACGCTCTCTATTTCATCTCGGCGTGGATCGGACTGCTCGCGCTGTCCGGCGCTTTCGAGCTGCTGATCCGGTTCATGATGACCGTCGCGATCACCGTCGACACTATGGTGCTCATGGGCTACTTCAAGCTGCGCAGCTCCCAGCCAGCTCTCGAGAGACCCTTCACCATGCCGGGCCACCCGGTGCTTCCGGCGATTACGATCGCTCTCTACGTCGGGATCCTCACGATCATCGTCTGGACCCAGTGGCAATTGGCGACCGGCGCCGGCGCCATGATCGGCGCCATTCTGCTGGCGGGTTGGATCACCAAGCGACAGACTTCAGTCCCCGTTTCAACTGATCCGACTGGCGGACGGTAA
- a CDS encoding peptidylprolyl isomerase produces the protein MVACSTVDTRAILLDPTDPAWSENAPDTFRARFETTRGAFVVEVVRAWAPIGADRFYNLIRHGYYDDVRFHRTVPGFITQWGVSGDPEVSAVWYERGMADDTVVASNARGTMAFAFTDPGTRSTQVFISMVDNSRLDQQGFAPFARVVEGMDSVVDSIYSGYGENSGGGVRRGDQSRIVSGGNAYLDAEFPELDRLMRVTIERR, from the coding sequence ATGGTCGCGTGCTCCACCGTCGACACACGAGCGATCCTGCTCGACCCTACCGACCCCGCCTGGTCCGAGAACGCCCCGGATACCTTTCGCGCCCGCTTCGAGACCACCCGGGGCGCGTTCGTCGTCGAGGTCGTGCGTGCTTGGGCGCCCATCGGTGCCGACCGGTTCTACAACCTGATCCGCCACGGCTACTACGACGACGTGCGCTTTCACCGTACCGTACCGGGCTTCATCACCCAGTGGGGTGTCTCAGGTGATCCGGAGGTGAGCGCCGTGTGGTACGAGCGAGGCATGGCGGACGACACGGTGGTCGCGAGCAACGCGCGCGGCACGATGGCCTTCGCGTTCACCGACCCCGGTACACGCTCCACGCAGGTGTTCATCAGCATGGTCGACAACTCTCGTCTCGACCAGCAGGGCTTCGCCCCATTCGCGCGGGTCGTCGAAGGCATGGACAGCGTGGTCGACTCGATCTACTCGGGGTACGGCGAGAACTCGGGCGGCGGCGTGCGCCGCGGAGACCAGAGCCGGATCGTCTCGGGGGGAAACGCATATCTCGACGCCGAGTTCCCGGAGCTGGACCGGCTCATGCGCGTGACGATCGAGCGCCGCTAG
- a CDS encoding LUD domain-containing protein — protein sequence MSARDRILERVREALSDRDAVEHPGTFGGWRPAAASHPVDGLVQLLEAAGGEVVRQPNVDAAAAWLASFCADFESSAVGETVPDALRPPLPSGAADTAPLGVSLARGGVAETGSLIMDARDGRRVQLLVPTHVVFVHTGDIHATLREALIDLADDLPSAIGFHSGPSKSADIGQILVKGVHGPGRLVAVLIESQD from the coding sequence GTGAGCGCGCGGGATCGGATTCTCGAGCGAGTGCGGGAGGCGCTGAGCGACCGAGATGCCGTGGAGCACCCCGGAACGTTCGGGGGGTGGCGGCCAGCCGCCGCGTCGCATCCCGTAGACGGACTGGTCCAGCTCCTGGAAGCAGCGGGAGGTGAGGTCGTGCGCCAGCCGAACGTCGACGCTGCCGCCGCGTGGCTCGCGTCCTTTTGCGCTGATTTCGAGAGCAGCGCGGTGGGCGAAACCGTCCCCGATGCTCTGCGGCCTCCGCTTCCCTCCGGCGCCGCGGACACCGCGCCGCTCGGAGTGTCCCTAGCCAGAGGCGGCGTCGCCGAGACGGGCTCGCTCATCATGGATGCCAGAGATGGACGGCGTGTCCAACTGCTCGTGCCGACGCACGTCGTGTTCGTTCACACCGGGGACATACACGCGACGCTGCGTGAGGCGCTCATCGACCTGGCTGACGACCTACCTTCCGCGATCGGCTTCCACTCGGGGCCGTCCAAGTCCGCCGACATCGGGCAGATCCTGGTGAAGGGCGTGCACGGGCCTGGCCGGCTCGTGGCAGTCTTGATCGAGAGTCAGGACTAG